tatacaaTTAGAAAATGTCTAAGGGAGAACcaattaaaatgtaattaaattaaaattacatgGGCATAGTAAGCAAGAGAGGTAAGCGTGTGTGGTAGAAAATACAATAATTGTGACAGCCAATGAATAGGAAAACCGGACACGCCACATCGTACACGTAGTAGCCAAGCAGACTTTTGAATGTGGTGGAGAGCGAAAGATTCTAGTAATCcaattttctgtttttgtcGTTAAAAGAACTAAACAGAAAAGATCTCCAAAACAATGCCTTAAAAACGTGAAATCGGAAACCAGGACACGCCAGGGATTCTTGTCCACGCCCTTTGTTGCTTCACTTCTTGGGTTCAACTTGCTTTCTCCACAACTATGGCTAACTAATTTCTTCATTCTACTAAAcccattaaataatataatttctcaCTCCAATCAGGGAACCCTCACTTCAATTCAACAGCTGtctttgattcttttattgGCCTggtatgttttattttatgttctcGCATATGGGTTCTGTTTGGTTTGGCAGAGAGTTGAGGACTGTATTCTTTTCTCGTTGACTAGTACTAGCAGTGcattcttttgcttttctttctgtGAATTGAATTGACTCAACTGCTTTTATTGGGTGCGCGACTGTTATTGGTTTTGTTGAATGAATATCAATATATCTTGTTGAATCTTGTCTAATCTGAACTTCCgggttttgatttttttaattattatctaatcacttttttttttcttttgattctcGAGTACTGATTATGTCTATGTCTGACTTGTGATTGTTAAAGAGAAGGATCTAATTATGTGGTCATTGTCGTGTGTTTCTTGCAAAAGGGTTCTGGTTTTTGCTTGGCTTTGAAGCTATGTTTACGGACCATTTATGTATCTGGAGGTTCATTATTCTTATCTGAATTGCATATCTACAGGTCTTTTTTGCTTGAATGGCGGCAATACTGGCTTCACACAGCTGTTATTGCCGTAATGTTGATATTATCAATCAAGGAGGGACGTCGGATAGTCTCAGTTTCTCCAGCTCAATTCCGAACCCATTTCCAAAATTTGAGAGGCAAACATGCAATTCCCATTTGACGTATAAAAGGTTTCAGGTGGAAATGCAGCAAACTGAATCAAAACCATCCTCAAGGTTAGGTAGCAATGGGCGAATAGTCAAAATGGTACCTGCAAGTGAGGTGATGAAGCAGCGAAAATTGCCTAATGGTAAAGAAGTAAAGAAAGTGAATGGTACAAAGCAGGTTATTAATGGTGCAAGTATTATTAAGAAGGATCCTAGTCCTGAACTTGTTAAGACATCAAAATATAGGCAGACAAACAAACTTCCACCGCTGGAGGATTTAAAGGTTTTACCCTCCGATGAAGGTTTCAGTTGGGCCAATGAGAATTATAACAACTTGCAGCGGAGTATCGATGTGTGGtcatttgttctttctttGCGTGTCCGAATTCTGCTGGACAATGCAAAGTGGGCATATCTGGGAGGCCTCACAGAAGATAAGCAGGTGAATTATTGAAGTCATTAAGACTGCCAGTTAATGTTGCTTTACAAACATGTTGATGGTCTTCAGCTGTAGTCTTGCTCATtatatgttcttttttttcaatgagataaataattttcgcTTAGCTTTTGTTTCTATATGTTCTCTCTTAGAAAATCCGAAGGCGAAAAACTGCTTCATGGTTGAGGGAGCAAGTATTGCAGCTAGGCCCCACTTTTATCAAACTTGGACAGTTATCTTCAACAAGGTCCGATCTATTTCCAAGAGAGTTTGTGGATGAACTTGCCAAGTTGCAGGTATCTCTCGACCTTAGTCTGTGAGAATATCGTAGCAGATTCATTCTTATATTCACTGGTAGCTTTGACTTTgttatataagttatatatggttctcatattacaaaatccAGGATAGGGTCCCTGCCTTCTCGCCAAAGAAAGCAAGAAGCTTTATCGAGAATGAACTGGGAGCTCCCATCGATATGTTGTTCAAGGAGTTTGAGGACCAGCCCATTGCTGCAGCTAGTCTTGGTCAGgtgtttgatttattttttagctcTTGACCAAAAGGAGAAGTCCCTGCGAACATGTTTCTTGATTCGTAGTTTATTTGCTTGAAAATATTATGATATCCGAACATTATTCATGTGCTACTGAAAGTAGAACAAAGAAGAATATCTTTAAGGAAATTTGGATGTGTGCAATTCcaaaaaaatttcttcaaaGGAGTTTGCATTGTAGCTAAATTTGAAGTAGAAAGAGATAAATTGTTTCCaatgaaatttcttttcttttgagtgAATTGTTTATTGAAAAAAGTGAATCTTTTTACTGAATCAAATCTTTATTGTCTTTAGGTGCATAGGGCTATACTGCATAACGGAGAGAAAGTAGTTGTGAAAGTCCAAAGGCCTGGTCTGAAGAAGCTTTTCGACATTGATCTTCGTGAGTATTATGTATTTTTCACCATTGATCACAATGTTCTAGTACTTGCCTATTGACAAGCTAtcacattttaattattctttttcattttgtttttctatgtTGTGTTTTCATCACCTTTTCCATCTTGTGCTTTCATGGTTTCTTCACTAGGTGATTTTCAGGAAACTCCACAAGTTTGGTTAATGGTTGTCCTTGCATTAGGGATTCTGTTGCCTGTTGGTGCTATGATTTTACTTTTAACATTGGGAAGTAATGATTCATTGGGAATTGAAATACTAGAAAGAAGGCAAGAAGGGAGAATGAGGATGCATCTATTTGCATAAGTTGACAATGGgtcaaattatttattcttgagttaaaattctatattttattatgaagaCTATAAATAGTTTACATGCTCAATCATACACATAGTTGAAATGGTTTTGATATTTTCATCGTCAAAATAAGTGGTTTTGAtctgttttgtttttgtgTCTTTCTTCCAGGTAATTTAAAGCTAATTGCAGAATATTTTCAGAGAAGTGAAACTTTTGGTGGTCCAACTAGAGATTGGATTGGTATATATGAAGAATGTTCTAAGTAAGTCTCACCCATGTATGACTTCtcatattagattttaaagaTCAAAATTATCGAGCATTTGATATGCAATTATAGACACGTGCAGCTCATTTATCTCCCTGTGCAATTTTGTCCgatgttttatgtttatgttaaaGTGCATCATCACTCATTATGTCATGGTGGTCTCCATATTGTATATATCTTTCCTTTCGCATGATGAGTCAAATAAATGCTGGTGAAGCATATTCACTTTTCAGGTGTAGATGTACCTCTCTCTTTTCATTTCAACATCTGTATTCATTTCAGGATTTTGTACCAAGAGATTGATTACATTAATGAAGGAAAAAATGCTGACAGATTTCGCCGAGATTTTCGGAATGTCAAGTGGGTCAGAGTACCTGTATGTTTCTTGCTgctagcttttcaattaatatttgCCTTTGCACTTCAATGCCAGAAATAATGACTTTGTATAGGTTAGTGATTGTAGACTCCACTCTATTGTTCTACTGTATGACCGATGCTTaacaaaaaatcaatttttgccTCTCTTATAGCTGGTGTTTTGGGATTATACTGCCATGAAGGTGCTGACACTGGAGTATGTACCCGGTTTGTATCTAAACTAGTGGTGTTTGTTTAACTTGTAGAGGACTATATGCTATCTCTATAAATTACAAAACCATAAAGTCTGTACTTAAGAGCTTCAGCAGCAGTTTTGAGAACACAATATTCAGCATTATATTATCAACTTTGGCATGCaggtattaaaataaatcagtTAGACATGCTAGATTCACGAGGATATAACCGTCCTCAAATCTCATCTCGAGCAATTGAATCATACTTGATTCAGGTATACAGCAATGACTATGAAAGCTAACCTCGTTAATTTTCCCTGTTTACCTGTTTCTTCGAATTACCATTTGATGATGTTAGTAATTACCTTGAAGACATTATAACTATTGCTGAATACATGATGTTCAGATCTTGAAAACTGGTTTCTTTCATGCGGACCCTCATCCTGGAAATCTTGCTGTTGATGTGGATGAATCACTCATCTATTATGACTTTGGTATGATGGGGGAGATCAAGAATTTTACTCGTGAGAGGTTGCTTGAACTTTTCTATGCAGTTTATGAGAAAGATGCAAAAAAGGTTGGTATTCCAGCTCAAGATACTGCTAATTTACAGCTTGTAATCTTTTGTGCAATTAAGGAATTTTTATGAGACTATTGTGGAGTTTCTTGCTTAACATTCATTGTGTCACTAACGTAATCCTTCAAATATTAGCAGTATGCTTAAGACCAAATATGAAATTTCTTGAATCATTAGAGTATCATGCAAATATCAAACTTCTGGAAGCCAGAgttgcttctttttgttttctggaAGTTGGTCCTTGCCCACCTGAATTCCATATCCCAATCCTGATCTCTCATTTCTTGATCAATGACCTTATTCTCATTTCTCTGTTTCTTGTTCAGTTAATGTAAGCAATAACACCTTTAGAAACATGCAATTGAAGTCATTAAACAAACTTTATACATCAACTTTCTTGTCCTTGCTTTGTTAGTTTAACTGTCAAAGCATCTGTTATGCAGGTTATGCAAAGCCTTATAGATCTTGAAGCGCTTCAGCCCACTGGAGATTTGTCATCGGTAGGTATCATACCAAGAAAATGGCTGCTTAATGAGTTGTAAATGGACTTTTACACtacatgataataataattttaaaaatgtttCCCTAGGTGAGGCGATCTGTGCAGTTCTTCTTGGACAATTTATTGAGCCAAACACCTGATCAGCAGCAGACTTTGGCTACAATTGGGGAGGTAATCATCCTATtgtctatttaaaaaaaaaaaaaaaattattaaagaaataatccAGGCATAGATCCTTTATGCTATGTTTATTTCAAGAAGAGAAATGGGAAGGAAGCAAAACTATTTCCTTACCTCTTGTTTGGAAGAAAGGACGACCTTTTAGATTTTGTCTTATGGTAAGAGGAGTAGAACTGAAAAGTACAAAATTCTTCCTGCTTATTGGTTTTTGGGGCCCTGAAGGAAGAgattgctttctttctttcgcTGCCTGTCCATGAATACAAAAGAATGCAACTTCATTATCCCATTCCCTCCCCACAATTTCTACTCTCATCCTTCCCCTAAAACAATATTGGATTGCACTTACGTGTTACAATAAATTGCCAAAATGAATGAGTTTGTGGTGAGAATGAGCATATGCTAGTCATTTCCAACTAGATTGGCTGATACAACTAGTGTTTGTCTAAGTTAGATGGAAACATCTGACAACACTGTTAATCCATGTAGTATTTTGTCATCTACAAGTTAACTCATTATTCTCCTTGTCATTATGAATTATCCttcaataatttataacaGACATAGATGAGCtgtcaattttaattttttttcctcccATTTTCTTTCTGCAGGATTTATTTGCAATAGCTCAGGACCAACCATTTCGGTTTCCATCAACATTTACATTTGTTCTAAGAGCATTTTCAACCCTTGAAGGTTGgctcttttttctctctctgcTCTCTGGTCAGAGGAAAGGGTCACTAAACCCAGTTCTCCCTCATTCCCTGTCAAAAATTCTCTTGTGGATTTTGCGAGTCTTATTACTGAATATAGTCCGTATTGCCCCATTTGttaattcttctttcttaCAGGTATAGGTTACATTCTTGATCCAGATTTTTCGTTTGTGAAGATTGCTGCCCCATATGCACAGGTTTCATATGTCTGCTCATCTCCTGTAGACAATTCAATTTCTACTCATGCTTTTATGGGTTTCTTGCTCAATTCACTAATGTTTGACGCCACATGCAGGAACTTTTAGACCTAAGAAAAAGGCAAAGTACAGGAACACAACTAGTTGAAGAAATAAGGAAACAAGCTAATGATGTATTGCCATTTACTCGTATTTTTCTTCTAGCTTCATTTCCCACTTAGCTATAGTTGCATAAGAAATCCTccatatctattttttaaagatgCCATAGAATacagatttcttttttcttttccattttcagAGATATTGAGAGAACTTGTTTGTCATTTCAGGCCAGAAGTTCTACCATGTCCATGCCAGCCAGAGTTCAGAGGATAGAAGAGTTTGTGAAACAACTTGAATCTGGAGATTTAAAACTTCGAGTTCGGGTGCTTGAGGTACTTGACACCTAATATATCCAGAAGATGTCTTTCGGTCATTTAGAATAAAAGTAgaggaagaaaaataagaagatattattcatcataaaatagagaaagatGAAATACATTATGCTTTTAACGCTTCACatcttttatgtttattaaagTGTTAGCCTTGTTATAATATACATGTAAACTTTCTTTACCAGTCAGAAAGAGCAGCTAGGAAAGCAACAGTGCTTCAAATGGCAACCATGTACACAGTCTTAGGGGGTACCCTATTAAATCTGGGGGTAACATTTGGCAGTCAAGGCAGCCAAGCTATTGCAAATGGATCTTTCATCGGTGCAGGTAACTGTTTCTTGCATTAATTACTTAGATCATGGCAGAGCTACTTTCTAATGTTCAATAAAAGCTTCACATTAGCTCAGACTAAAACTTCTAAATTGCAGGAGTTTTCTTGGCATTACTTTTAAGGTCGATGCAAAGGGTGAAGAAGCTTGATAAATTTGAGAAGATGATATGATTTTCCGACATTACAAGTCTGCCTCGCATACACAATAGATCTTGATATACAGTTTTCAGtaagtggtatattatttaCAAACAATATACATCTTGATATACAATTTTCAGTCAGCCATTTGTCTGAtttacaaaacaaaacaattcTTTTGTACGCAAACAAGATATGCGCACATTGTATATGCAAAACATATagttaaaagagaaaaatcccttgcttttataaaattttgatttatttgtgCCAAACAAACAGATGTCGTTCTTTGAATATGAATTTGAACATGCAAAACCTTgccagcagcagcagcatctTTGCTTATTTCTATACATATTTGCAGCAACAATTGTCTTGGCTTTTCTATCTTCAGTGCTTGCCTGGCAATGGTGGCCAATAAGAATATGCAGGTGAAATTGGTCATAAATTGCTTAATTGCAATTTCTTGCAACAAACTTCTTGGCTTCCCGCAAACACAGCTATCTTTCAGAATGTGTTGAAATTATTTTGTGTCTTGAAACATGCGCCAGGGACATTGAAGACTGCACTATCAGGAGGGACCCCACTTGGCAACTCATCGTATTAATAATAAGGAATAAGATTCAAATAGGCTCTGAACCTTGAGGCCGAAGTCAAATAAATTTGGGCCATTTAAACCCAATACTTGGCAAATTTGGATCAATTCACCccttttttgttaaaatacaAGGACCGTGAGCTGCACTTCCACAGAAAATGCGGGCATACaagaaagtaaataaatataaatttacagtttttaaattaaatttaacatataataaatatttttatgacaaataaacaaacaataaaCATCTTTCTAACCACCACATAACACTACTTCCACCGTTAAGAACACCATCATTAACACCCATTGTCAATGCCAGCAATACAGCCATCGTCGATGCCACCTCCTACAATAGAGCCATTCTCAACGTTGCTCTGCCGTAGAAACAGCTCCTTGCTTGAACAAAACCACCACCTTCTTCAATAAAGCCACTGCTCCCCTTCATCGCCCCAAAAATAGAAATCAATGGTCGAAAACAACGACCAAGAAGGAATGAACCGCCAGCAGCAACAAATAGTCGATGCCATTGTTGTCAACGCCACTATCGCCGCCACAATCATCTTCGTGACCCACTGTCGTCGCCTCGACCATTGTCATCCCCCATTGTGCCTCAACCGTCGTCGACTCTGCCGTCGCCGTCGACACAAACATCCCTTTCTACCTCACAGCAATATCGACTCAACAGCAATAAtcgattttaatttttttttcatttcagtGGGTTGGGTAGAATtgttttagttaaaatttgatttgcatTTGTTTCCTCAAATTGACCACTGAAACAACACCTGTTGTGTTTCATATTGTTCTTGAATAAGATTTTAATGCCGAGAATTTCTAGTGTTTATAAAAAGAGGAGAGaagatgagaaaaagaaaagaaaagaaagaatacttttaaaagaaattaaagaaatagaGTGAAAGGCAGTGTTTATGATTGTAACGGCGGTGGTAATGGTGATTTACAGTGTTAACAGCGGTGGTACTGGTGACAGTGTAATTCATGCCCTTGTCTATAAGAAAAAAGGGGCTAAATGAACCACAAGTGATAAACTTTTTTGGGTTAATATAGCCCAGAAAAGTCAAAAGGACTTATCTGACCTTGGGCGTAAAGTTTAGGGCCTATTTGAACCTTATTCTTAATAATCATGCCCAATGTCCTGCCCCTGATATGCAAGGACTACCCATGACAAAGCCTCGTATTCATTGAAGAGGTGAAATTCCCTTTGTTTAATCTCAAACCTTGTCAATCTTTTGCTTCATAGTATATGCGCTGCAAATTTAGAGTTAATAGGACTGGCAGAAGTGGTGCAATTACCTTGGATAGGGTTGCAATACCTTGTAATTGTGGGTGATCACGGTTCGGTTAACCGAACTGTTGGTCGTCTTAAGAACTTAACCATATATTGGTTTATAAATTCATTGACTCTAGACTTAAACTATTGGTCTTGGTTAACTGTTGCTTACAGTATAGTTAAtggaattttttaaattttaaccatattagtttttaaaatttttcttaatgctttcccttttctttgattagccaataaactattaataatattattaataataatgattaaaatcATCATATCATTGATAAAGCATtcttaaaactaaatattttaattaataaataatattttattaatcaatatagtaattatagttatataaattagtactaatatatatataatgaacaTGAATATTATACATAATTAGAGAATAGATATAATAATTACACACCAATactatatatgttaaaaatttatatatatatatatatatatatatatatatatattctaatgattaatcaaaatattggttttttgatatagaaaaaaagaaactgaaattgaaaactgaaatttttttttctaaaaaaatggAAACCAAAACTTTTAGTTCGGAATGTTTTCAAttctctcaatttttttattacaccTACTTGTAGTTATTCTTAAATTGAATAAACTTGTACAttgtgtttggttgaaatgaATTCCACAAAATCTTATAGATTTCATTTGCAATTCTACAGTTGAGGTGTGTGgttgaaatgaaaatttatttggaATTCTAGCTTATTAATTCTATGGAATTAGATATAACTAAAGTAAATTCTGATAAAATTTGTAGAATTTGCAAATGAATTCTACATTtataatcccataatttttattagactaAAATATTCCTATTAACATTTTTTCTCCCTGAAACTGATTTTAGTAGAATTTCTATCTTCATAGTGTTTCATCGACTAAGCCCTAATTTTCATatcttcaattatttattggtTCAACAAACAAAGGACTATTGATCATCCGCTTGTGGTATACTTCGTTATTATCTCTATTcaatcaattttcttttattttgctttttgtGTTTGATTATTGGCTATATATTTCATGATTGTTTGTTTATGTTATTCAATCGATCCTTGtccttatttatgttattaaatCTAATAGCATCATATACATCTTTTCTCACTGCTATGTTTGTGTATGTATGTTTGATCATACATTAATTTGGTATTTATCTAAAGATCTTGATATGAACTTCGATGCATTCGCCATTTGTTTGCAACATCACAATCATGTCAATTTGATTAAAAGAGTTAAGGTATAACGAATTAGAGACAGGATACTACTTTATTAGGAAGAGATAAAAACTTACAGCTGCATTTTCTATGTCAATGCTGCTGATTTTACCTGCAGACCCATAGGCTATGTTCTCCGCTATAAAACATTGACAAGAACAGGCTCCTGGCTCACTATActacttttaattaatattattgctATCAGAAAACTActtttagttaatattttataaagcaGAAAACTActtttagttaatattttctacTTTATAAGTAAAAGAAGTAATGAGTATatatgaaattacttttctgtGTAGATGTTCATGACAAATCTCTACTAAAGGAACGCTATTTAAGAGAATATGTCCTTTGGTTGGATCATAAAACCTCTCAATTAGGTTTGCTATTGTGGTCTGCAGAATACAGATAATTAGTGTATGAATAGTAGCAAATAGAAACCTAATAactgaaaaaaatagaaagaactCAATTGCTTGACTTGTTTTTCAAGAGACTTTCCTGACTCTATTACTTTATTGTTATATCTCCACCATTTAGCACTTGAGCCTATAGTAGTTCTTGTTGTTCAAGTTTCAATTCATTTTCTAAATCATCAATTAGGTTCATATCAAGCTCATCGTTTCCTACACTTCTATCTCTTTTTTCATACTCCATTAGTATTCCCTGGCAGCTTAATAAATAAccaatatttatgaatacatataagttcatatttactttattaatgtttttttCCAAATGTGTATTATATAATGTAAAACAAGTGAATCAACttgtatatttcttttcttttcatttcttatttttttcctttaataaggCATCTTTTTTGCCCCCCCAATTAGCAAGATAATTCCCACGCCTAATAAGCTCCCCTATCTTAGTAAAGTAAGAGCTGCATATACAAAgttccaaaaaaataaattctattttcaaGCTTTAAAACTTATGTAGGCTTATCATGATACCACATATGACCCATTAACATCATCAATGTTTTCAAAATGGTATGCCTTCAAAGGTCCAAAAGTACATGTATTTATTTGCTGACATTATATAGACTTTTGCTTTTGAATTGGTTTTATGTGTAACAATGTTtgtctaataatttattattctttgcGACT
The sequence above is drawn from the Ricinus communis isolate WT05 ecotype wild-type chromosome 7, ASM1957865v1, whole genome shotgun sequence genome and encodes:
- the LOC8289693 gene encoding protein ACTIVITY OF BC1 COMPLEX KINASE 7, chloroplastic, with the protein product MAAILASHSCYCRNVDIINQGGTSDSLSFSSSIPNPFPKFERQTCNSHLTYKRFQVEMQQTESKPSSRLGSNGRIVKMVPASEVMKQRKLPNGKEVKKVNGTKQVINGASIIKKDPSPELVKTSKYRQTNKLPPLEDLKVLPSDEGFSWANENYNNLQRSIDVWSFVLSLRVRILLDNAKWAYLGGLTEDKQKIRRRKTASWLREQVLQLGPTFIKLGQLSSTRSDLFPREFVDELAKLQDRVPAFSPKKARSFIENELGAPIDMLFKEFEDQPIAAASLGQVHRAILHNGEKVVVKVQRPGLKKLFDIDLRNLKLIAEYFQRSETFGGPTRDWIGIYEECSKILYQEIDYINEGKNADRFRRDFRNVKWVRVPLVFWDYTAMKVLTLEYVPGIKINQLDMLDSRGYNRPQISSRAIESYLIQILKTGFFHADPHPGNLAVDVDESLIYYDFGMMGEIKNFTRERLLELFYAVYEKDAKKVMQSLIDLEALQPTGDLSSVRRSVQFFLDNLLSQTPDQQQTLATIGEDLFAIAQDQPFRFPSTFTFVLRAFSTLEGIGYILDPDFSFVKIAAPYAQELLDLRKRQSTGTQLVEEIRKQANDARSSTMSMPARVQRIEEFVKQLESGDLKLRVRVLESERAARKATVLQMATMYTVLGGTLLNLGVTFGSQGSQAIANGSFIGAGVFLALLLRSMQRVKKLDKFEKMI